Within Methyloversatilis discipulorum, the genomic segment AGCGACTCGCCGCGCAACAGCGCCAGCACGCGCTGCTGCGACGAAGTGGCGAGCCAGCGCGCCTCGTCGTCGCTGTCGGCGGCCACCACCGGCACGCCCAGCATCAGATGCGGCCGCTCTAGCACGGCAGATGGCCGGAACAGCTCGCGGTACAGACGGGCCGCCTCCAGCATCATGCGTGGCGCGAAATGGGCGGCGAAGGCATAGGGCAGGCCCAGCTGGGCCGCCAGCTGCGCGCTGAACAGGCTGGAGCCGAGCAGCCACACCGGCACTTCGGTGCCCTCGCCCGGCATCGCGCGCACCGCCTGACCCGGCTGCGCCGGTGCCAGCAAGGCACGCAACTCCGCCACCTGCTCCGGGAAGTCGTCGCCGTTGCTCGACAGATCGCGGCGCAGCGCACGCATGGTCGCGCGGTCGGCGCCCGGTGCGCGGCCGAGACCCAGATCGATGCGCCCCGGGTACAGCGTCGCCAGCGTGCCGAAATTTTCCGCCACCACCAGCGGCGCGTGATTGGGCAGCATGACGCCGCCCGAGCCGACACGGATGCGCGAGGTCTGGCCGGCCACGTGGCCGATCAGCACGGCGGTCGCCGCACTCGCGATGCCGTCCATATTGTGGTGCTCGGCCAGCCAGTAGCGCCTGAAACCAAGCGCCTCGACATGACGCGCCAGCGCGACGGATTCCTGCAAGGCATCGGCCACGCTGCCGCCCTGGCGGACCGGCACCAGGTCGAGCATGGACAGCGGAATGGTGAACGGTTCGGACATCGGGACTCCAACTTGAAAGTACTGCGGTGAGGGCGGGCGTCGGCGCGGCGCGCCCTGCCTGCGCTGCTCGCCGGCATGTCAGTGGATATCGGGGCGGCGCGAAAGTTTGCAAGCACGCGCCGGCCCGGTATCGTCGGGCCTGCCGCCAGCGCGCGCGTACCCGCCACAGTCACATCGACCCGCGAATGGAGGATGACCGCCGTGACCGCCTCTTCGAATACTGCACAGCGCTTCATTCTCGCGCTCGATCAGGGCACTACCAGTTCGCGCGCGCTGGTATTTGACGCCGCCGGCCGCGTCGTCGCGATGGCGCAGCGCGAACTGCCGCAAAGCTATCCGCAGCCCGGCTGGGTCGAACACGACGCCTTGCGCATCTGGACCGACACGCTGGCCTGCGCGCACGAAGCCCTGCTGCGCGCCGCGGTGAAGGCGGACGGAATCGCCGCCATCGGCATCACCAACCAGCGCGAAACCGTGCTGCTGTGGGAGCGCGCAACCGGCACCCCGCTGGCGCCGGCGATCGTCTGGCAGGACAGGCGCACTGCCGACATCTGCGACCGTCTGCGGGCCGATGGCCACGAGGACTTCGTGCGCAGCCGGGCCGGACTGGTGCTCGACCCCTACTTCTCGGCCAGCAAGATCGCCTGGCTGCTCGACCACGTACCGGGCGCGCGCGAACGGGCCGAACGCGGCGAACTGGCCTGCGGCACGATGGACAGCTGGCTGGTGTGGCAGCTCACCGGCGGTCGTCGTCACATCACGGATCTCACCAACGCCAGCCGCACCCAGTTGCTGGACATCCGCAACGGACGCTGGGATGACGAGCTGCTGGCGCTGTTCCGCGTGCCGCGTGCGCTGCTGCCCGAGGTCGTGCCGTCCAGCGGCCTGCTGGCCGAAACCGACGCCGCGCTGTTCGGCCGCGCACTGCCGGTGAGCGGCATCGCCGGCGACCAGCAGGCGGCGCTGTTCGGCCAGGGCTGCAACGCGCCCGGTCTGGCGAAGAACACCTATGGCACCGGCTGCTTCATGTTGATGCACACCGGCCGCCACGCCATCGCGTCGCGGCACGGCCTGCTCACCACCTGCGCTGCGCAGACCGCCGACACGATCGAGTACGCGCTGGAAGGCAGCGTGTTCGTGACCGGCGCACTGGTGCAGTGGCTGCGCGACGGGCTCGGTCTGATCGCCCGCGCGGGCGACGTCGAGGCGCTGGCTGCGAGCGTGCCGGACAGCGGCGGCGTGACCGTGGTGCCGGCCTTCACCGGGCTGGGCGCACCGCACTGGTCGGCCGCGGCGCGCGGAACGATGTTCGGTCTGAGCCGTGGCACGACACGCGCCCACATCGCGCGCGCCGCGCTCGAATCGATCGCGCTGCAGACGCTGGACGTGATGCGGGCGATGGAAGCCGACGCCGGCGCCGCGCTGCGCGAACTGCGGGTCGATGGCGGCGGCACCGCCAACGCGCTGCTGATGCAGATGCAGGCCGACCTGCTCGGCTGCACCGTGCGCGTGGCGCCGACACAGGAAACGACAGCGCTTGGCGCCGCGCTGCTGGCGGCGCGCGGCTGCGGTGTCGACATGTCGTTACCAGAGGACGACGGCCGCGCCTTCGAAGCGCAACAGCACGATCTTCACGCCCGCCTGGCGCCGCGCTGGCAGGCAGCCATCGCAGCCACGCTGGACTACGCGCGCGCCACCGCCTGACCTGCACTCACGCGTCGGTCTGCCCTTCGTTCGCGCCCAAGCCCCACTTCATCGCCAGACGCACCAGGTCGATGTCGGTGCGCGTGCCGAGCTTGGCCTTGATCTGGTAGTGCGTGTTCTGCGCGGTTTTCGGGCTGATGTGCAATGCCTGCCCGATCTCGTCGGCCGAGCGGCCGTCGAGCAGCATGCGCAGCACCTCGAATTCGCGCGGCGAAAGCGCGTCGAGCGGATTGTCGGCGTCGTTCAACAGCGCCAGTGCAAGCTCGGGTGCGATGTCAGGGCTGAGCACGCGGCGGCGGGCCGCGACCTGGTAGACCGCATCGATCAGCACGTCGGGCGCGCAGCTCTTGGTGACGTAACCGAGCGCACCGGCGCGCAGCGCCTGCGACGCGAACAGCGGGTCGCGGTGCATGCTGAACACCAGGATGCGCGCGCGCGCATCGCGCTGCACGAGCCGGCGCACCAGTTCGACGCCCCCCATGTCGGGCAGCCCGAGATCGAGCACGACGACATCCGGCTGCACCGCGCGAAAGGCGGTCAGCGCCTCGTTCGCGCTGGCCGCTTCGGACTCGATGCGCAGGTCGGCGCGGCGTTCGAGCAGGCGCCGGTAGCCCTCGCGCACCACGGCGTGGTCATCGACCAGAAGCAGACGGATCATGTGTGCATCTCCTGTACGTTCGCGGCCGGACTCGGCCGTCCTGCATCGGCCGGCACCACGACCTCGACGCGCAGGCCGCCCTCGGCGCGCGGCGTCAGCGTCAGCCGGCCGCCCAGCGCCTGCACGCGCTCGCGCATGCCGAGCACGCCCAGCCCGCCGTCAAAGGTGGCGCCCGGTACGGAGCGGCCGTCGTCGTCGACGCACAGCCGCAGTTCGTTGCCATCGCAGCGCAGTGTCACCGCGATGTGGCGCGCGTCGGCGTGCTTCTGCGCATTGGTCAGGCTTTCCTGGACGATGCGGTAGAGGCTCACGTTCAGGTTATCGGCCAGACCGCCGATGTCGCCGTCTATCGTCAGCGTATGCAGGCAGCGGCCGTGACTGCTGCGGTTGCGGCTGTCGATCAGCTGTTCCAGGGTGGCCGCCAGGCCAAA encodes:
- a CDS encoding LLM class flavin-dependent oxidoreductase, producing MSEPFTIPLSMLDLVPVRQGGSVADALQESVALARHVEALGFRRYWLAEHHNMDGIASAATAVLIGHVAGQTSRIRVGSGGVMLPNHAPLVVAENFGTLATLYPGRIDLGLGRAPGADRATMRALRRDLSSNGDDFPEQVAELRALLAPAQPGQAVRAMPGEGTEVPVWLLGSSLFSAQLAAQLGLPYAFAAHFAPRMMLEAARLYRELFRPSAVLERPHLMLGVPVVAADSDDEARWLATSSQQRVLALLRGESLRLRPPVADMTPLWAGHEKASVDAFLAEAVVGGPDTVRRGLASLVERTGADELMVVTDIHDFAWRLRSCRIVAEVAGVSAVPAVA
- the glpK gene encoding glycerol kinase GlpK, which encodes MTAVTASSNTAQRFILALDQGTTSSRALVFDAAGRVVAMAQRELPQSYPQPGWVEHDALRIWTDTLACAHEALLRAAVKADGIAAIGITNQRETVLLWERATGTPLAPAIVWQDRRTADICDRLRADGHEDFVRSRAGLVLDPYFSASKIAWLLDHVPGARERAERGELACGTMDSWLVWQLTGGRRHITDLTNASRTQLLDIRNGRWDDELLALFRVPRALLPEVVPSSGLLAETDAALFGRALPVSGIAGDQQAALFGQGCNAPGLAKNTYGTGCFMLMHTGRHAIASRHGLLTTCAAQTADTIEYALEGSVFVTGALVQWLRDGLGLIARAGDVEALAASVPDSGGVTVVPAFTGLGAPHWSAAARGTMFGLSRGTTRAHIARAALESIALQTLDVMRAMEADAGAALRELRVDGGGTANALLMQMQADLLGCTVRVAPTQETTALGAALLAARGCGVDMSLPEDDGRAFEAQQHDLHARLAPRWQAAIAATLDYARATA
- a CDS encoding response regulator is translated as MIRLLLVDDHAVVREGYRRLLERRADLRIESEAASANEALTAFRAVQPDVVVLDLGLPDMGGVELVRRLVQRDARARILVFSMHRDPLFASQALRAGALGYVTKSCAPDVLIDAVYQVAARRRVLSPDIAPELALALLNDADNPLDALSPREFEVLRMLLDGRSADEIGQALHISPKTAQNTHYQIKAKLGTRTDIDLVRLAMKWGLGANEGQTDA